The window TCATATCGATGTACTGGAAATGTGTAAGGTCTCTTGGTTATGCTCTCCGTGCTTTTGATGACATAGAATTTAAAAACTCTATGTCATGGAATTCGATTATTTCGGTTTATTCACAGACTGGGGATCAGAGATCTGCGTTTCAGATGTTCTCTAGCATGCAGTGCGATGGTTCTAGACCAACTGAATACACTTTTGGTAGTCTTGTAACTACTGCTTGTTCTTTGACTGAACCAGACGTTAGTTTGCTCAAGCAGATCATGTGCACCATCCAGAAGTCTGGTTTACTCTCAGATCTTTTTGTTGGCAGCGGATTGGTGAGTGCGTTTGCAAAGTCTGGCTCATTAAGTTATGCTAGGAAGGTTTTTAATCAGATGGAAACAAGAAATGCAGTCACCTTAAACGGCCTAATGGTTGGTCTTGTGCGACAGAAATGGGGAGAAGAAGCAACGAAGCTCTTTATGGATATGTATAGCGTGATTGACGTTAGTCCTGAGTCATACGTGATTCTTCTGAGCTCATTTCCTGAGTATTCTCTAGCTGAGGAAATAGGTCTGAGAAAAGGCAAAGAGGTTCACGGACATGTAATAACAACTGGCTTAGTTGATGTTATGGTTGGTATTGGGAATGGCCTTGTTAATATGTATGCTAAGTGCGGCTCAATAGCTGATGCTAGACGTGTTTTCTGTTTCATGATGGAGAAAGATTCTGTCTCCTGGAACTCCATGATCACTGGTCTTGACCAAAACGGCTGTTTTCTAGAAGCAGTGGAACGCTACCAAAGTATGAGACGACATGCAATCTTGCCTGGGATTTTCACACTGATAAGTTCACTAAGCTCATGCGCAAGCTTGAGGTGGGCAAACCTAGGACAGCAGATTCATGGAGAAGGCTTCAAATTAGGGCTTGATTCGAATGTTTCGGTTTCAAATGCTCTTATGACACTGTATGCAGAGACTGGCTATCAAAATCAATGCTGTAAGATATTTTCCTCCATGCCAGAGCCAGATCAGGTGTCTTGGAACTCTATAATAGGAGCGTTAGCTAGTTCAGAAGGGTCAGTACTTGAAGCTGTGACATGTTTTTTGAGTGCGCTTCAAGCGGGACAGAAACTTAACAGGATAACCTTTTCAAGCGTTCTCTCAGCTGTGTCATCCCTTTCATTTGGTGAATTGGGGAAGCAGATACATGGGCTAGCGTTAAAGTACAATGTTGCAGATGAAGCAACAACTGAAAATGCGCTCATAGCTTGTTATGGGAAGTGTGGGGAGATGGATGGGTGTGAGAAGATATTTTCTAGAATGTCAGAGAGAAGAGATGATGTAACTTGGAACTCAATGATCTCGGGGTATATACATAATGATCTCCTTCCTAAGGCTTTGGATCTGGTCTGGTTTATGTTGCAGATGGGTCAGAGGTTGGATAGTTTCATGTATGCGACCGTTCTTAGCGCGTTTGCTTCGGTTGCAACGCTAGAGCGTGGCATGGAAGTGCATGCTTGTTCGGTGAGAGCTTGTCTAGAATCTGATGTGGTAGTTGGGAGTGCACTTGTTGACATGTACTCCAAATGTGGAAGACTAGATTATGCTTTGAGGTTTTTTAACACAATGCCTGTAAGAAATTCATATTCTTGGAACTCTATGATTTCGGGCTATGCACGACATGGGCAAGGAGACGAAGCTTTGAAGCTTTTTGCAAATATGAAGCTCGATGGCCAAACACCACCTGACCATGTTACATTTGTGGGAGTCTTGTCAGCTTGTAGTCATGCCGGTTTGGTTAAAGAAGGGTTTGAACACTTCAAATCTATGAGTGATTCTTATGGCTTAGCTCCTAGGATTGAACATTTCTCATGTATGGCTGACTTGCTAGGCCGTGCAGGTGAACTTGATAAGTTGGAAGGTTTCATTGATAGAATGCCAATGAAGCCTAATGTTCTCATATGGAGGACTGTACTTGGGGCTTGTTGCAGAGCAAATGGTCGAAATGCAGAATTAGGGAAGAAAGCAGCAGAAATGCTTTTTCAACTGGAGCCAGAAAATGCTGTAAACTATGTGCTACTTGGTAACATGTATGCTGCTGGAGGAAGATGGGAAGATTTAGTAACggcgagaaagaagatgaaggatgCTGATGTGAAAAAGGAAGCTGGTTATAGTTGGGTTACCATGAAGGATGGAGTCCATATGTTTGTTGCTGGGGATAAGTCACACCCAGACGCTGATTTGATTTACAAGAAGCTCAAGGAGCTCAACAGAAAGATGAGAGACGCAGGTTATGTGCCACAGACTGGATTTGCCTTGTATGATCTAGAGCAAGAGAACAAGGAAGAGATCCTGAGCTATCACAGCGAGAAGCTCGCTGTAGCTTTTGTTCTCGCAGCTCGGAGGAGCTCTACGCTGCCAATCAGAATAATGAAGAACCTCAGAGTTTGCGGTGATTGCCATTCTGCCTTTAAGTATATATCAAAGATCGAAGGGAGACAGATAATTCTAAGGGATTCGAACAGGTTTCATCATTTTCAAGACGGTGAATGTTCGTGCAGTGATTTCTGGTGATACCATGAGTCTCCAAGGTAGGAAGATCATCAAACTCAAATAGAAGTTCCTTTTAAATGATGTATTCatggttgttctgttttttttcagaTGATTTTACTTGGATTCAGCATTTATTGGCTTAAACCATTGTTCTTTCCTCTGCTGGGATGCGAAGTTCAGATACATCAAATCAGTGAGTTACATACAACATGTgcatttcattatatattaaacttaaaatatgtcTGTCAAGTTAAAACTCTTTTCCAATTTCGAAAAGATGTGTGAAATAGCTCACGGCTCATATGACACTATTCGCTGGAATTTTCCAATAACAGTGACCTCAAAAATCTTACTCAACAATAGCAGAATCTTGGATATAGTTATTGCTTAATCTTTATAAACTGAATGGCTCTTCCCTTTCTGAATAGGCGAGTTGTGTGTTTGAGGAGCTGCAAGTGCCGCTGAAAGATGGAATTTTCTGTTCTTGAGGTTTACAACAAAGAGGTATTATTTCTCATGTCTTACATACAAATATCATTTTAGCTCTCTGAAAGATCATACTTTAGTTTACTCTGAATATGCAGGTTTTTGGTTAATCTTGTTAACGAGGCTCTAAGAGTATATATGTCTTGCATTAGGCGATGAAAATTTTAACTGTAGTGCTCCAAAGTCTGAATGGCACAGATGTTATGTTTTGCTTAGTTGCCTCATGGAGGTTCTCGATGGCGAGTTCACTTTGTAAATGCTGCCTTTATCTGAGGGTGTTGGTGTTGTTTATCTTACATACATTCAAGTTATGCCGCTTCGCCTACTGGCTGCTTCTGTCTTAGCTCGAGGCTTCCACCACACAAGAAAATCGAAGACAGTGGTTAAATGTGTGCGGTATAATTCAccaagcttcttctttctcttattCACTAAAATTCTCACCCTTTTCTGCTCTTTATATAGGTATCGAGGATTTGGCTCGACAGAATGATCCTTTCGAAAATCTATTGTTTAAGAGTGTTTTGTAATGATAAATTTcggataaacaaataaaagataacATGATTTATTAGATTGCATCAAATTCTTTCTAACcaatacataaaaattaagCATTACATGTAAAGAACCGATCAATATAAAACTCCAAGCGGGACTTTGCCTGAGGAAGACCGTTTCAGGATCCCCGGACCCAACTCCATACCACCATAATTCCATTTTCCGATAGTATTACTTAGAACAGGTCTTTGACTCAACATTTGAACCGGAGGATTTCTCCATTTTGGAATCGGACCGGTTATGAACAATGGCTCAACCAACGATCCAGCTTCAATGACAGCTTGCTGGAACTTACCGTTCTCCGGCAAGACTCTTCCGAGTCCTATAATCTCCAGCACAAGGGTCTCAAAATCTTTTCTGTTCTCCACAGCCATCTGGTTCGACCGGAAGCTGTAACACTCAGAATCGTACGTCTCCGGCGAGGAATAGACAGTTGAGTTGGAGACGAGATCCATCGACGACGCTGAATCATCGGAGAAGTTATTGTAACTATAGATTTGATGATCGTCTTTGGCTTCTGAGTAACAATAGGGTATTTGTTGTTCTTCGGACAAGAAAATGGTGTTGAAGCATTCCTGTAGTCTGGAGAGTTCGGCGAGTGAATGTTTCAGATGTTCTCTTGCTTCGTCTCTTTCTTGAACAGCAAGTCTCCATAGATGAACAAACTGCAGAGTTTCTTGGtacattttcttatatattttcttgagaaaaaAATGCTCTGCACAAAGATGATTATTAATAATTCGTGTATTATTGGAATCAAATATActaaaagaaacatatacccCAAAATCAAGATCTTTCACGCCAAACCATCCATGAGTTTCATCGACTCTTTTTGTTGTGAAAATTGTAAATCTAGCTAgaacgatgaagaagaattaagaaatataaGGTTGCATTCATGTATAAGACGCTAAAATGTGTACATTAACTAAGAGTGTGTGtgcatttatattttataactagTATTTCAGTGTTCTAATTTAATGTCCCTAAATTGTAATGGAAAGACTTTATATGTTCTTATCGAAATTGTGATTATTGGAGAAGATCCTATTGATTCACTTGCACTGTATATCGACATATAGGCGATTTAGTTTTTGCCAACTTCTATATAAGGAGATAAGACATTCTAATCAGGGAAATATTATATTCAGAACGATGGTTCTTTCTCTTAAGAGTAGTGGCATAGATTAATTACTTTAGATTTTGTACGATATGGACATAATACTTTGCGGCTTTTTTTTACTACTAgcagttaatttttatttccttaGTTTGATTTAGCTGAATAATTAAGGAATAATTAATGCAcgaatcaccaaaaaaaaacatttaggtCTTGATAAGAGTTGGTATATTGTAAAAGTTGAAATTGTTATGCCTACTTATTtttgacctaaaaaaaaaaacatatcagatTAGTGCCTGATTTGTAAAACCGGTGACGTGGTAATCTAATCCAGTGGCTATTTAGTTTGGCACGTGGGAGTTTATGAGCCTTGAGCTTCACATGCATACGTGTGTGTTTGTGACACTTCGCTCACACGTTATAGAAGCCTCGAGAGGTCGTTTTGCaatttttgttctgtttttgtttgttgtctcaAAAGTACATTTTCAACAATCGGAATTGTTCGTTTGATGTCTACATTATATCAAAAATGGGATTAACAACGAATCTCCATAGCCTAAACCTTCGTTCTACCTTGTTCTTCACTAATCCACTTCCTTGCCCTACACCATTCACCTTGAAactctcctctgtttctaaCCCTAGACGAGTAATCTCTGATATCAGAGCCCAAATTCCCACAACCAGCTCCAATTCAGAGCTTGAATCGCTCTTCTCGACCGAAGACCAGGATCAGAAGCAGATCAGTAAGCAATCAAACAATGGTTCGTCTTCGATTTCGTCAGGAGTGAGACTTGAAAACATTAGCAAGAGCTACGAAGGCGTCACAGTGCTAAAGGATGTGAGTTGGGAAGTAAAGAGAGGTGAAAAAGTGGGGTTAATCGGCGTCAACGGTGCGGGGAAGACGACACAGCTCAGGATCATAACGGGTCAAGAGGAACCTGATTCGGGAAACGTGATTAGAGCCAAACCCAATTTGAAAGTCGCGTTTTTGAGTCAAGAATTTGAGGTTTCTATGGGGAAGACAGTGAAGGAAGAGTTCATGAGTGCGTTTAAAGAAGAGATGGAAGTAGCAAGTAAGCTTGAGAAGTTGGAGAAGGCGGTTGAAGAAGCTGTtgatgatttggaattaatgggAAGGTTACTTGACGAATTCGATTTGTTACAGAACCGAGCTCAAGAGGTTGATTTGGATTCTATCGATGCGAGAATTAGTAAGCTGATGTCTGAATTAGGGTTTGTGTCTGAGGATGCAGATAGGCTTGTGGCTTCGTTTAGTAGTGGATGGCAAATGAGAATGTCACTTGGGAAGATTTTGCTTCAGGTAATAATGAGAAATAGTGATTCTTTTTAATTCCGTATTGAAGCTAATGTGTGGTTTATGTGGACAGAGTCCAGATTTACTTCTTTTGGATGAGCCAACGAATCATTTGGATCTTGATACTATTGAGTGGCTTGAAAGTTACTTGAATAAGCAAGATGTGCCTATGGTCATTATATCACATGACAGAGCGTTTCTTGATCAGTTATGTACCAAAATTGTGGAAACTGAAATGGGAGTGTCGAAGACTTTCGAGGGTAATTACTCTCAGTATGCGATTTCCAAGGCAGAGTGGGTTGAAGCTCAGTATGCTGCTTGGGAGAAGCAACAGAAAGAGATCGAAGCAACAAAAGATTTGATTAGTAGGCTAAGTGCTGGAGCAAACTCTGGTCGAGCTTCTTCAGCAGAAAAGGTAAGAAGAAGTAGCAGTAAAATTTAGTACTTATGAACCAGAGGATGTGTGGAAAGTGCAAACTTACTTCTCTTGATTCTTATAAACAGAAACTGGAGAAGCTCCAAGAAGAGGAGCAAATAGAGAAGCCATTTCAGCggaaacaaatgaaaatcaGGTTTCCGGAATGTGGATTAAGTGGAAGATCTGTAGTCACTGTTAAGAATCTTGAATTTGGCTTTGAGGATAAAGTGAGATGCATGGTAGCATTAGACTAACATTGTTTGGATAATTCCTTTTATTGTGTGTGTGAGGTCTTGTGTTTTGATCTGTGTGTTCTGATGCTAGCAGAAGTTATTTAACAAGGCAAATCTAGCtatagagagaggagagaaaatcGCTATTATTGGTCCGAATGGGTGCGGTAAAAGTACACTATTGAAGCTGATTATGGGTTTGGAGAAGCCTATGAGAGGTGAAGTAATACTCGGGGAGCACAATGTATTGCCAAACTACTTTGAGCAGAATCAGGTTTGTTTTGTAATGAAGAAAGGGCTTATTAGTTGGAATCAGAAATATGGTTTTACTCACTGTTGGCTATAGGCAGAGGCTCTAGATTTGGATAAAACTGTGATTGAGACGGTTGTTGAAGCTGCTGTAGATTGGAGAATTGATGATATTAAAGCTCTTCTTGGTCGCTGCAACTTCAAAGCTGACATGTTGGATAGGAAGGTCTCTCTTTTGAGTGGTGGTGAGAAGGTAAAATATTGCCTATTTCTATCCTCAATATAAAACATTGTCTCATTCATGTTCTTCATCGCCATTTTTATGGGGTCTTAGGCACGCCTTGCATTCTGCAAATTCATGGTGAAACCATCCACTCTACTTGTCTTGGACGAACCCACCAATCACTTAGACATACCTTCAAAAGAAATGCTCGAGGTTTCTAATCATACTATTCTCTTTTATGTTGGCAAAATTGTTCACTTCACTTCTGATTCTCTGATACCTGCTTTCATCAGGAGGCAATAAGCGAATACAAAGGCACAGTCATCACAGTCTCTCATGATCGGTACTTCATTAAACAAATCGTTAACAGAGTTATTGAAGTCAGGGATGGTGGTTTAAAGGACTATACAGGAGACTACAATGTAACACAATCCCTATCTTAGTTTAATCGTTCATTACTTTTGCCACATTTATTCATTTTAGACTGTGTAACTGTTTTTAGTATTACCTGGAGAAGAATGTGGAAGCTAGAGCAAGGGAGTTGGAGAGGGAATCAGAATTGGAAGAAAAAGCTCCAAAAGTGAAAGCAAAGTCAAAGATGTCAAAGGCTGAGAGAGAAGcaaggaagaagcaaaagatgAAAGCGTTTCAAGCTTCCATAAAGAAGTCAAAGTCCAGCAAAAATGCCAAGAGATGGAATTGAAAGCTTCACACATAGCTTTAGGtgtagtatgtatatatatagtgctATACATTACTCAATATAGTGAAAAGGAattgttatatatttcattGAAAGCTTGGATCATCCATTGTAAATTACATTCATTCAACAAGAAGGTATCATTCCAGAGTTTCTGGGCATGAGAAAGCTTATATAATCTCAGACATGGAAAATTAACTTCAGAGATATTTGATCAGACATCAGCTAGACCCTGCTACATGTTCTTCGTCTTTTAGATCTTGAGAATCTTATGCACTACTCGAACCTCTTCACAAGGGAGAGATCATTGAGCATCTTCTCAATTGCTTCATCATCATGAGCTCTTCCTTTTGTCTACACAAAAGAGAAAGCTTACATCATCTCAAAATCCACTGACATAACAATACTATTTATCCTTTTGAATAGtagaaaaagtagaaaatatTTACCTTAAGAGAAGGAACCATTGCAACAGCTTCTTCAACAGTTTCAGGACAGAGATTGCCAAGAACACAGAGCTGTTCAATAACGAACAAAGCAATGTTTTAAGTCTTCCACCGAAACGACTTAATAGATAACACAAAATcgaatctaaaaatatttaacatctTACCTCAAACTCAGTGAGTTGATGTCTACTCAGAATTCTATTAAAGTTGAGTTAAGGTAAACATGTTACGGTAATGGGGAATTAAGAACAAGCATGTCAAAAGCAAAGACTGGTTAAAAACTATGAATCAACTAAATTCAGAAAAAAGGATACTCTCGAACTTGTCTAACAGCATCAGGATTCTTGTAGCGGCTGAATCGCTTCACATATTGTAAGGACTTCTCAAACACTCTGCAAGGAGAAACTTGTTCTTAGTCTCCAAGATCGAAAGCTTAGGTTATTTCATAATTGCTAAtatgaaactttaaaaaaaattcttactgAGAAACTTGATTCATAGGATCCTCGGAGACTTGCTGAAGCTGTTCATACTTGTGCTCAAGGATCAACGATACTTCACAGTTCATTAAGCACTTTGCCTTCAAAAACTCTTTTTGTTGtcaagagaaaaaataaaccCAATCAATTTCAGTTAGAAATCAATTGCATTAAAGATCAATTcgatgaaacaaaacaaaacaaaaaccctaattttgaggGTACACAGTTTAGAATAGAGAAAGTACCATCTCCGATCTTGAGTTCGGCGgcgttctcttcttcttctccggacATGGCGATTTTATCAATGAGGCAAATCGAACCCTaaaggtttttttggtttgtttgtgttccGTCTAATAACGGAAGCGAATATAGGAATTATAGACGAAAGAAATAGTTTACTCTCGTTCACCGCagtttatataagaaaaaagaaaactttataactcagaaaaaggaaaaacagaagAGGTTAATcagaaaaatgttaaaagagataaaataatggattattgtaatttatatttcaaCAATTTCTCCTATTTTACAGTGGATTAAAATTATGACGGTGTTATATtatcgattttttttaattatctgaaAATAATATATCACATGTTTAGATGATGGAAATAGATAAATACAGAAAAATAAACGTAATTATCTcgtaacaaaaattaaatttattaaaataaatgtaaaatcaTATTACAAAaggaaataatatttcttttggcATTACGatgaaaagaaattaaaaaaaataattatcaatttttatcggatgtccccgaaggaacaaaaaattatcgattttttaaataaatatatatatgtatttaaaaataatatattacatgtttAGATGATGGAAATAGATAAATACAGagaaataaacataattatctcgtaacaaaaattaaatttattaaatttaatgtaaaatcaTATTACAATAGGAAATAATATTTCTCCTAGCATTACGatgaaaagaaatttaaaaaaaaaaaattatggtttctTTGCCACCATGAAGATTGGTCtccacaacaaaaataaaaattacaacaagTTGGGATTTATGATTGATCTAAACGGCCCCAACATAACTTCAGTCGGCTCGAGTCCATACTTTTTGTTGTGAATGATCATCTTTGCTTCTTCCCGACCAATCCTGCAACGACGACAACGACAATATCGCTCCTCTCcaaattcatcttcttctgtcTCATCATCATCCGTTGCTTCaccccttcttctttttcttgatttgtttggttCTCCAACGTCAATGTTTTTCAGTACTCGTATCTCTGTTGCCATTAGTTTTTCGAACATTTGAGTAAGTAACTCGTCTTCCTTGAACAGATTCAGAAGAGACTCTAAGAGTTCTTCTCCTTGTATACCCCGGGACTTGAATAGTTTCATCAAGCCCATGTATTGATCGAATTGCGGTTGACTTAGTCTTTCTCTGATGAAATCTGTTATACACACAAAGCATTCCTTACATTCGACTTCGCTCAAAGTCTCCCctgtcttcatcttcctcattaTTTCGATAGACACaaccatttaaattttttttttttttgctttctctgtcTTACGATTTTCGAAGAGTGAGCCTATTTATAATGAACCGAGTAGTTTATAATCCTATCTTGTTTAGGTTTCTAAATTCTATTTTGATTAGGATTTATACTTCTCAAGAGTTATTTtgagttaaaatattataaacgaCTAATACATTatccacttaaaaaaaaatgctaaaaaacaTTGTCACATGAATAATGAATGTATCTCAAGAGTTGTTTATAACCCTGTATCGTTTAGGTTTCTAGATTCTAATTTGATCAGGATTAATACTTCtcaagaatatttttttcattgggagttaaaaaaattcaaccattAAACTTTTATCAcataaataatgtatataaattttaaaatgaactGCTAAAAAATACTTGATTATGTTTGGAGTATATTACAGAAGAATCATGTGAGATTTTATCTGTGGTTTAATTTCTCATACGTTAATATCCATCCGGTTAGACCTGCCATTACCATTGTCGGTTTCCTCTACACTGGAGAAAGAGAATCTCGGGATGGCATAATTGTAACGGTCAGGTGGTTGCTGCGGATAGAATGTAGGAGGCTGCGTCAGGTGGTGTGGCGGTAACGTGTTATATTTGTAAGGATCTCCTCCCCTTAGGCtgcaaaattcacaaaaaccCACGGTTTTAAAACCtgatagagaaaagaaaatccGAATACAAACCCACATATTTTTTAtcttgttaaatatatattaccttGTCCTTTTATAGAACTGTTCTTCATCGCTTGTGCCCTCCTCTAACCGCTGGGAAGGTGCAGGGGAAAGAGACCATGCTGAAGAAGAGACGACGGTAGTTCGTCAGAGAAATATCTTCTCCTTATCAACTGTAAACGAAAACGTGCATTAGgttgaagagaaggagagagagagagagagctactGTAAAAACATGGGAAGGTCGAAATAACACCAACCATACGAAAAATTTTGTTCAGAGCTTCTTTGTCATACCTAGCTTCCTTTGCAGCCTGTCCATAGTCTCACCAATATTATTTGAAATACCGTATAACACTGATTGAAGAACTAGTAATTAAGTCGTGATTACCATTTTGAGACCAACATTGCTAGGAAAACTCTCAGAGAGAGGAAGTTCATCACTATGGGGAAGCAGACCTTGTTTCTCAACCCAATGACGAGCTGCATCAACAAGATTGCCACTGCTTCCACTTGCTCCTTCCTTGGCAGCAATATCGGCTTTGTTTCCAATAACGATGTATGGGACGGGAAGACCACCAGGTCCACCAGAAGAAAGAGGAGCTGAAAACGTCCCAGTTACTGAAATTTCTCCCGCCCATTTCTGCAAActcgtttttgttcttctttgggAAAGATCATGAACAAAAATAACGCCTGCAAAAATTAAACAATCTCATCTGGTAAGTGGAGGAGACACAGAGGCTGAGATGACACTATTTGAGACAGGATTGAGGAATACAGACCATTAACTTGTGAATAGAACAGTGAGCGACAATCTTTGTATCGTTCATGACCTGATACATCCCAAATTTCGACAAAGAAATCTCTCTCTGAATCACCTTTAATGCTACTTGAAGAACTAGCAGGACTCGCGTAAGTTAAGTACTGAACAGAAAAGAGTTCCAGAAACAAAAGTAAGGAACTAAGCTCAAGTTATTCTCTAACCATATCGAGAACTAAAAGATAGTTTACCTTGACACCAACTGTACATCCAATTGTTTGAGATGGACGAACAATAGAGGAGCCTTTGATAATAAGATGCACAAGAGATGATTTCCCCACACCTAATTTGATatcaaaagatgagattttCTCAAGAGCAAGCACATGAGGTAGTAGTAGACTTTTAAGATAATAACTTGGTGACTTAAGATAGA is drawn from Camelina sativa cultivar DH55 chromosome 8, Cs, whole genome shotgun sequence and contains these coding sequences:
- the LOC104708122 gene encoding ABC transporter F family member 2-like isoform X2, which produces MGLTTNLHSLNLRSTLFFTNPLPCPTPFTLKLSSVSNPRRVISDIRAQIPTTSSNSELESLFSTEDQDQKQISKQSNNGSSSISSGVRLENISKSYEGVTVLKDVSWEVKRGEKVGLIGVNGAGKTTQLRIITGQEEPDSGNVIRAKPNLKVAFLSQEFEVSMGKTVKEEFMSAFKEEMEVASKLEKLEKAVEEAVDDLELMGRLLDEFDLLQNRAQEVDLDSIDARISKLMSELGFVSEDADRLVASFSSGWQMRMSLGKILLQSPDLLLLDEPTNHLDLDTIEWLESYLNKQDVPMVIISHDRAFLDQLCTKIVETEMGVSKTFEGNYSQYAISKAEWVEAQYAAWEKQQKEIEATKDLISRLSAGANSGRASSAEKKLEKLQEEEQIEKPFQRKQMKIRFPECGLSGRSVVTVKNLEFGFEDKVRCMKLFNKANLAIERGEKIAIIGPNGCGKSTLLKLIMGLEKPMRGEVILGEHNVLPNYFEQNQAEALDLDKTVIETVVEAAVDWRIDDIKALLGRCNFKADMLDRKVSLLSGGEKARLAFCKFMVKPSTLLVLDEPTNHLDIPSKEMLEEAISEYKGTVITVSHDRYFIKQIVNRVIEVRDGGLKDYTGDYNYYLEKNVEARARELERESELEEKAPKVKAKSKMSKAEREARKKQKMKAFQASIKKSKSSKNAKRWN
- the LOC104708122 gene encoding ABC transporter F family member 2-like isoform X4 is translated as MGLTTNLHSLNLRSTLFFTNPLPCPTPFTLKLSSVSNPRRVISDIRAQIPTTSSNSELESLFSTEDQDQKQISKQSNNGSSSISSGVRLENISKSYEGVTVLKDVSWEVKRGEKVGLIGVNGAGKTTQLRIITGQEEPDSGNVIRAKPNLKVAFLSQEFEVSMGKTVKEEFMSAFKEEMEVASKLEKLEKAVEEAVDDLELMGRLLDEFDLLQNRAQEVDLDSIDARISKLMSELGFVSEDADRLVASFSSGWQMRMSLGKILLQSPDLLLLDEPTNHLDLDTIEWLESYLNKQDVPMVIISHDRAFLDQLCTKIVETEMGVSKTFEGNYSQYAISKAEWVEAQYAAWEKQQKEIEATKDLISRLSAGANSGRASSAEKKLEKLQEEEQIEKPFQRKQMKIRFPECGLSGRSVVTVKNLEFGFEDKKLFNKANLAIERGEKIAIIGPNGCGKSTLLKLIMGLEKPMRGEVILGEHNVLPNYFEQNQAEALDLDKTVIETVVEAAVDWRIDDIKALLGRCNFKADMLDRKVSLLSGGEKARLAFCKFMVKPSTLLVLDEPTNHLDIPSKEMLEEAISEYKGTVITVSHDRYFIKQIVNRVIEVRDGGLKDYTGDYNYYLEKNVEARARELERESELEEKAPKVKAKSKMSKAEREARKKQKMKAFQASIKKSKSSKNAKRWN
- the LOC104708122 gene encoding ABC transporter F family member 2-like isoform X1 codes for the protein MGLTTNLHSLNLRSTLFFTNPLPCPTPFTLKLSSVSNPRRVISDIRAQIPTTSSNSELESLFSTEDQDQKQISKQSNNGSSSISSGVRLENISKSYEGVTVLKDVSWEVKRGEKVGLIGVNGAGKTTQLRIITGQEEPDSGNVIRAKPNLKVAFLSQEFEVSMGKTVKEEFMSAFKEEMEVASKLEKLEKAVEEAVDDLELMGRLLDEFDLLQNRAQEVDLDSIDARISKLMSELGFVSEDADRLVASFSSGWQMRMSLGKILLQSPDLLLLDEPTNHLDLDTIEWLESYLNKQDVPMVIISHDRAFLDQLCTKIVETEMGVSKTFEGNYSQYAISKAEWVEAQYAAWEKQQKEIEATKDLISRLSAGANSGRASSAEKKLEKLQEEEQIEKPFQRKQMKIRFPECGLSGRSVVTVKNLEFGFEDKVRCMQKLFNKANLAIERGEKIAIIGPNGCGKSTLLKLIMGLEKPMRGEVILGEHNVLPNYFEQNQAEALDLDKTVIETVVEAAVDWRIDDIKALLGRCNFKADMLDRKVSLLSGGEKARLAFCKFMVKPSTLLVLDEPTNHLDIPSKEMLEEAISEYKGTVITVSHDRYFIKQIVNRVIEVRDGGLKDYTGDYNYYLEKNVEARARELERESELEEKAPKVKAKSKMSKAEREARKKQKMKAFQASIKKSKSSKNAKRWN
- the LOC104708122 gene encoding ABC transporter F family member 2-like isoform X3, producing MGLTTNLHSLNLRSTLFFTNPLPCPTPFTLKLSSVSNPRRVISDIRAQIPTTSSNSELESLFSTEDQDQKQISKQSNNGSSSISSGVRLENISKSYEGVTVLKDVSWEVKRGEKVGLIGVNGAGKTTQLRIITGQEEPDSGNVIRAKPNLKVAFLSQEFEVSMGKTVKEEFMSAFKEEMEVASKLEKLEKAVEEAVDDLELMGRLLDEFDLLQNRAQEVDLDSIDARISKLMSELGFVSEDADRLVASFSSGWQMRMSLGKILLQSPDLLLLDEPTNHLDLDTIEWLESYLNKQDVPMVIISHDRAFLDQLCTKIVETEMGVSKTFEGNYSQYAISKAEWVEAQYAAWEKQQKEIEATKDLISRLSAGANSGRASSAEKKLEKLQEEEQIEKPFQRKQMKIRFPECGLSGRSVVTVKNLEFGFEDKQKLFNKANLAIERGEKIAIIGPNGCGKSTLLKLIMGLEKPMRGEVILGEHNVLPNYFEQNQAEALDLDKTVIETVVEAAVDWRIDDIKALLGRCNFKADMLDRKVSLLSGGEKARLAFCKFMVKPSTLLVLDEPTNHLDIPSKEMLEEAISEYKGTVITVSHDRYFIKQIVNRVIEVRDGGLKDYTGDYNYYLEKNVEARARELERESELEEKAPKVKAKSKMSKAEREARKKQKMKAFQASIKKSKSSKNAKRWN
- the LOC104708121 gene encoding DNA-directed RNA polymerase II subunit 4 gives rise to the protein MSGEEEENAAELKIGDEFLKAKCLMNCEVSLILEHKYEQLQQVSEDPMNQVSQVFEKSLQYVKRFSRYKNPDAVRQVREILSRHQLTEFELCVLGNLCPETVEEAVAMVPSLKTKGRAHDDEAIEKMLNDLSLVKRFE